The region TTATCTGGCCGCAGGACGGAGCCCTGGTCAGCCCGGTGACCATGCTGGTCAAGAGCGAAAAACGGGAGGCGCTGCAACCGCTGATCGATTTCCTGGCCGGACCGCAGGTGGCCGCAATCTGCGCCGAGGCCTCGTTCCCGGCGGTCCATCCCGACGTGGACAATCGCCTGCCGGATGATGCCGCATTCAAGTGGGTCGGCTGGGAGTACGTGAAAAACCACGACATCAAGGCCATGCTGGCGGAGATCAACGCCACCTTTCTCCATGGCTTCACCGGGGGCGGGGCATGAGGCTCGTCACCGTGGCCGGCCCCCCCTCGTCGGGCAAGACCTCTGTCATCATCAAGGCTGCCGAGGCGCTGCAAGGGGAGGGGATCACGGTGGGGGTCGTCAAGTTCGACTGCCTCTCCACCGGCGACCAGGGGCTGTACGAGCGCCGCGGCATCGCGGCGAAGACCGGCCTGTCCGGCAGCCTCTGCCCGGACCACTTCTTTGTCAGCAATATCCAGGAATGTCTGCAATGGGGCGAGCAGAGCGGTTTCGACCTGCTGATCTCCGAGAGCGCCGGCCTGTGCAACCGCTGTGCGCCCCACATCAAGGACGTGTGCGCGGTCTGCGTGATCGATAACCTGAGCGGGGTGGAGACGCCGCGCAAGATCGGGCCGATGCTCAAAATGGCGGACATCGTGGTGGTCACCAAGGGGGACATCGTCTCCCAGGCCGAGCGGGAGGTGTTCGCCTACCGGGTGCGCCAAGTCAATCCGGGCGCGGTCATCATCAACGTCAACGGCCTCACCGGCCAGGGGGGGTACGAGCTGGGGCGGCTGCTGTCCGCCGCGGAGGAGACGGCTTCCCTCACCGGCAGGCTGCTGCGCTTTACCATGCCCGCGGCGCTCTGCTCCTACTGTCTCGGCCAGCGCCGCATCGGCAGCGATTACCAGATGGGCAACGTCAGGAAGATGGATTTTTCCTAAAGGGGATATAATTGTGCAGGCGATCAAATATGCAAATCATGGCGTAGGGGCGCACGGCAGTGCGCCCCTACAATTAGCCGCCGGAACAATATGACAATCAGTCACGACACCACATCCTACAGCACCCTGCCGA is a window of Geobacter sp. FeAm09 DNA encoding:
- a CDS encoding GTP-binding protein translates to MRLVTVAGPPSSGKTSVIIKAAEALQGEGITVGVVKFDCLSTGDQGLYERRGIAAKTGLSGSLCPDHFFVSNIQECLQWGEQSGFDLLISESAGLCNRCAPHIKDVCAVCVIDNLSGVETPRKIGPMLKMADIVVVTKGDIVSQAEREVFAYRVRQVNPGAVIINVNGLTGQGGYELGRLLSAAEETASLTGRLLRFTMPAALCSYCLGQRRIGSDYQMGNVRKMDFS